A single genomic interval of Daucus carota subsp. sativus chromosome 1, DH1 v3.0, whole genome shotgun sequence harbors:
- the LOC135150344 gene encoding homeobox-leucine zipper protein HDG3-like: protein MDRKLSVRQVKCCCDLLAAAAVSDGVDSLLAAADTEGLPPAGTSQSARGKKRRNYRHNQEQINAMEIYLKDYPHPDQNQRNDLAMSSGLDPTQVKFWFQNKRTQLKLEMKKSILADLFRGQTLQNIPEALQQYTSELSKNRANLSSPRSSNCEERMPDVGGFTRICGRIYRHMLKFKDI, encoded by the exons ATGGATAGGAAACTGAGTGTTCGACAAGTCAAGTGTTGCTGCGATCTTCTTGCTGCTGCCGCAGTTAGTGATGGTGTTGATTCTCTTCTTGCTGCTGCCGATACTGAAGGTCTTCCTCCTGCTGGCACTTCGCAGTCTGCTAGAGGGAAGAAAAGGAGGAACTATCGCCACAATCAGGAGCAAATCAATGCAATGGAAAT ctACTTAAAGGACTATCCACACCCTGACCAGAACCAAAGAAATGACCTTGCAATGAGCTCAGGGTTAGACCCCACTCAGGTTAAGTTCTGGTTCCAAAACAAGCGCACTCAACTAAAG CTAGAGAtgaaaaaatcaattttagcCGACCTTTTCCGTGGTCAGACTCTGCAAAACATCCCTGAAGCATTACAACAGTACACCTCGGAATTATCTAAGAACCGAGCAAATCTCTCATCTCCACGTTCTAGCAATTGTGAAGAAAGAATGCCTGATGTGGGAGGATTTACTCGCATATGTGGAAGAATTTACCGACATATGTTGAAGTTCAAAGATATATAG
- the LOC135150352 gene encoding homeobox-leucine zipper protein ROC1-like, which yields MRGEICGVVEIEMEQNKRETGGSGAAPGRSGGYGGVGAASIDGVAALLAAAAASDGVDALVAAAGTEGLSLDVSSGDAPQGQIEMEQNKRETGGFGAIDGVDALLAAAAVSDGVEALLAAAAVSDGVDALLAAAAVSDGVDALLAAADTQGLAPAAGSSQSAGGNKRRNYRHNQEQINAMEIYFKDHPHPDQNQRNDLAMSLGLDPTQVKFWFQNKRTQLKNQSEHEKKVALLSENSMLRAEIQHSTEALRRSRCHECSGSLMDQENNLRRENIRLKEELEMRKSILANLLHGQNPQDLPKELQQYTSELSQNGANLSFPHHKNA from the exons ATGAGAGGAGAGATATGTGGAGTTGTAGAGAttgaaatggagcaaaacaAAAGGGAAACAGGAGGGTCTGGTGCGGCCCCAGGCCGATCTGGTGGTTATGGGGGTGTTGGTGCTGCTTCTATTGATGGTGTTGCTGCTCTTCTTGCTGCTGCCGCAGCTAGTGATGGTGTTGATGCTCTTGTTGCTGCTGCCGGTACTGAAGGTCTTTCTCTTGATGTTTCTTCTGGTGATGCCCCTCAG GGACAGAttgaaatggagcaaaacaAAAGGGAAACAGGAGGGTTTGGTGCTATTGATGGTGTTGATGCACTTCTTGCTGCTGCCGCAGTTAGTGATGGTGTTGAGGCACTTCTTGCTGCTGCCGCAGTTAGTGATGGTGTTGATGCACTTCTTGCTGCTGCCGCAGTTAGTGATGGTGTTGACGCACTTCTTGCTGCTGCCGATACTCAAGGTCTTGCTCCTGCTGCAGGCTCTTCCCAGTCTGCTGGAGGGAATAAAAGGAGGAACTATCGCCACAATCAGGAGCAAATCAATGCAATGGAAAT CTACTTCAAGGACCATCCACACCCTGACCAGAACCAAAGAAATGACCTTGCAATGAGCTTAGGCTTAGATCCCACTCAAGTTAAGTTCTGGTTCCAAAACAAGCGCACTCAACTAAAG AATCAAAGTGAACACGAGAAAAAGGTCGCTCTTCTCTCGGAGAATTCAATGCTTCGAGCTGAAATTCAACATTCTACCGAGGCCTTGAGAAGAAGTAGGTGCCATGAATGTAGTGGCAGTTTAATGGACCAAGAAAACAATCTAAGAAGAGAAAATATCCGTTTAAAAGAAGAG CTAGAGATGCGAAAATCAATTTTAGCAAACCTTTTGCACGGTCAGAATCCGCAAGACCTCCCAAAAGAATTACAACAATACACCTCCGAGTTATCTCAGAACGGAGCAAACCTCTCATTTCCGCAtcataaaaatgcttga
- the LOC135150357 gene encoding homeobox-leucine zipper protein ROC2-like, translated as MDRKLSVRQVKCCCDLLAAAAVSDGVDSLLAAADTEGLPPAGTSQSARGKKRRNYRHNQEQINAMEIYLKDYPHPDQNQRNDLAMSSGLDPTQVKFWFQNKRTQLKLEMKKSILADLFRGQTLQNIPEALQQYTSELSKNRANLSSPRSSNCEERMPDVGGFTRICGRIYRHMLKFKDIYSYTKIALEEYKHHYQYILK; from the exons ATGGATAGGAAACTGAGTGTTCGACAAGTCAAGTGTTGCTGCGATCTTCTTGCTGCTGCCGCAGTTAGTGATGGTGTTGATTCTCTTCTTGCTGCTGCCGATACTGAAGGTCTTCCTCCTGCTGGCACTTCGCAGTCTGCTAGAGGGAAGAAAAGGAGGAACTATCGCCACAATCAGGAGCAAATCAATGCAATGGAAAT ctACTTAAAGGACTATCCACACCCTGACCAGAACCAAAGAAATGACCTTGCAATGAGCTCAGGGTTAGACCCCACTCAGGTTAAGTTCTGGTTCCAAAACAAGCGCACTCAACTAAAG CTAGAGAtgaaaaaatcaattttagcCGACCTTTTCCGTGGTCAGACTCTGCAAAACATCCCTGAAGCATTACAACAGTACACCTCGGAATTATCTAAGAACCGAGCAAATCTCTCATCTCCACGTTCTAGCAATTGTGAAGAAAGAATGCCTGATGTGGGAGGATTTACTCGCATATGTGGAAGAATTTACCGACATATGTTGAAGTtcaaagatatatatagttatacaaAAATTGCTTTGGAAGAATACAAACATcattatcaatatattttaaaatga